A DNA window from Streptomyces canus contains the following coding sequences:
- a CDS encoding RDD family protein, translating into MSAPTPAPGDDRPREGYYPDPSIPGYVRYWNGSSWVPGTSRPAPAAGEPLGPPAGGGPASAPVEETGPHFFDEDPAEEAPHPGTQHGSRPEPASAWGADRAHQAGFGGDQDRRVSWGSPQGPAQAQQGAQQGPPQGGEPQGAAHGGAQQGGTGGPQGARHGGVPQQGGPRGADPRVAGAGRPADGASPAQADGHDARTDGTATIPPTEPDEDGGTRVFRRPTAGSGGAGAAQQSDDGTMKFRAVSPRTAQQSGGAGAQNGSTPGPAYSGPTAQGGQGGPAGSAVAPTGPQGPGFGAGKAARAAATGAPGPQGPASAAAAPLSGPQQSTPASGPQTAPPGVPQQGVPQQGVPQQQGPQQQGPQQAAGVQPAGAQPPATPMSAGPGGGQPSWAQQVHRLAGPDEEQPAPWKPPVEDIFQAAARRQASARPAGLGKRLAARLLDTLVVGAVTAVVAVPLGTKAADHINEKVDAAKLSGETVTVWLLDGTTSVYLGIVVAVLLVAGALYEALPTAKWGRTLGKKLLGLEVRDIEGHEPPSFAGALRRWLVYSVPGLLGIGLVGVAWCLFDRPWRQCWHDKAAHTFVAG; encoded by the coding sequence ATGAGCGCCCCAACCCCGGCACCCGGTGACGACAGGCCCCGCGAGGGCTATTACCCGGACCCGTCCATTCCTGGATATGTCCGTTACTGGAACGGTTCCTCCTGGGTACCGGGCACCAGCCGTCCCGCCCCCGCGGCCGGCGAACCGCTCGGGCCACCGGCGGGCGGCGGCCCCGCGTCCGCTCCCGTGGAGGAGACGGGCCCGCACTTCTTCGACGAGGACCCGGCCGAGGAAGCCCCGCACCCCGGCACCCAGCACGGCAGCCGCCCCGAGCCCGCGTCCGCGTGGGGCGCCGACCGGGCCCACCAGGCCGGCTTCGGCGGCGACCAGGACCGCCGGGTGTCGTGGGGGTCCCCGCAGGGCCCCGCGCAGGCTCAGCAGGGCGCCCAGCAGGGACCGCCGCAGGGAGGTGAGCCCCAGGGGGCCGCACACGGCGGCGCTCAGCAGGGCGGGACAGGCGGACCTCAGGGTGCTCGGCACGGTGGTGTACCGCAGCAGGGTGGTCCGCGGGGCGCCGACCCGAGGGTGGCCGGTGCCGGCCGGCCCGCCGACGGTGCCTCCCCGGCCCAGGCGGACGGGCACGACGCCCGTACCGACGGCACGGCGACGATCCCGCCCACCGAGCCGGACGAGGACGGCGGCACGCGTGTCTTCCGCCGGCCCACGGCCGGGTCCGGGGGAGCGGGAGCCGCCCAGCAGTCCGACGACGGGACCATGAAGTTCCGCGCGGTCTCCCCGCGCACGGCGCAGCAGAGCGGGGGTGCCGGGGCGCAGAACGGAAGCACGCCGGGGCCCGCGTACTCGGGCCCCACGGCACAGGGCGGCCAGGGCGGTCCAGCAGGCAGCGCCGTCGCACCCACCGGCCCTCAGGGCCCCGGCTTCGGTGCCGGCAAGGCCGCCCGGGCCGCGGCGACCGGTGCCCCAGGGCCCCAGGGCCCCGCCTCCGCCGCTGCCGCCCCCCTCTCCGGCCCCCAGCAGTCCACCCCCGCCTCCGGCCCGCAGACGGCCCCTCCGGGCGTGCCTCAGCAAGGCGTGCCCCAGCAAGGCGTGCCCCAGCAGCAAGGCCCCCAGCAGCAAGGCCCTCAGCAGGCCGCCGGAGTCCAGCCCGCCGGCGCCCAACCCCCCGCCACTCCCATGAGCGCGGGCCCCGGTGGCGGTCAGCCCTCCTGGGCCCAGCAGGTGCACCGCCTGGCCGGGCCCGACGAGGAGCAGCCCGCCCCGTGGAAGCCGCCGGTGGAGGACATCTTCCAGGCGGCCGCCCGCCGTCAGGCATCCGCCAGGCCCGCCGGCCTCGGCAAGCGCCTGGCCGCACGCCTCCTCGACACGCTCGTCGTCGGCGCCGTGACCGCCGTCGTCGCCGTTCCCCTCGGCACCAAGGCGGCCGACCACATCAACGAGAAGGTCGACGCGGCCAAGCTGTCCGGCGAGACCGTGACGGTCTGGCTGCTGGACGGCACCACGTCGGTGTACCTCGGCATCGTGGTCGCCGTGCTCCTCGTCGCCGGTGCCCTGTACGAGGCGCTGCCCACCGCCAAGTGGGGCCGCACCCTCGGCAAGAAGCTGCTCGGCCTGGAGGTGCGGGACATCGAGGGCCACGAGCCCCCGTCCTTCGCCGGTGCCCTGCGCCGCTGGCTGGTCTACAGCGTGCCGGGCCTGCTCGGTATCGGCCTCGTGGGCGTCGCGTGGTGCCTGTTCGACCGGCCGTGGCGCC
- a CDS encoding SsgA family sporulation/cell division regulator produces the protein MHRTVIERELELKLILSPERSVPVPARLGYRSDDPFAVHVTFHIGSDHPVHWTFARELLVEGVFRPCGHGDVRVWPTKVAGRGVVLMALSSPGGDALLEAPAAQVSSWLERTLRVVPPGSEAEQLGIDDGLAELLAPTPGCHDELRLRDPWPSDESADGE, from the coding sequence ATGCACCGCACGGTGATAGAGCGCGAACTGGAGCTCAAACTCATCCTGTCGCCCGAACGCAGCGTCCCGGTCCCGGCCCGGCTGGGCTACCGCAGCGACGACCCCTTCGCCGTCCACGTCACCTTCCACATCGGTTCGGACCACCCCGTCCACTGGACCTTCGCCCGCGAACTCCTCGTGGAGGGTGTCTTCCGCCCGTGCGGGCACGGGGACGTACGGGTGTGGCCGACGAAGGTCGCGGGCCGCGGCGTCGTCCTGATGGCGCTGAGCTCCCCCGGCGGCGACGCCCTTCTGGAGGCCCCGGCCGCGCAGGTCTCGTCCTGGCTGGAGCGCACGCTGAGGGTGGTCCCGCCCGGCTCCGAGGCGGAGCAGCTCGGTATCGACGACGGCCTCGCCGAACTGCTGGCCCCGACCCCGGGCTGTCACGACGAACTCCGGCTGCGCGACCCCTGGCCGAGCGACGAATCGGCGGACGGGGAGTGA
- a CDS encoding FAD-binding oxidoreductase — MIMSRIEAPRDEVTGNLVDRLLSGLPAEAVLADPDVTVSYANDMASFCPAGTPAVVVLPRTVEQVQHVMRIATELRVPVVPQGARTGLSGAANATDGCIVLSLTKMDRILEVNPVDRIAVVEPGVVNATLSRAVNELGLYYPPDPSSWEMCTIGGNIGTASGGLCCVKYGVTAEYVLGLDVVLADGRLMSTGRRTAKGVAGYDLTRLFVGSEGSLGIVVRATLALRPKPPEQLVLAAEFASGAAACDAVCRIMEDGHVPSLLELMDRTTVRAINELAHMGLPETTEALLLAAFDTTDPAADLAAVGALCEAAGASQVVPAEDAAESELLLQARRLSLTALEAVKGTTMIDDVCVPRSRLGELLEGTERIAEKHQLTIGVVAHAGDGNTHPTVCFDAADPDESRRARESFDEIMALGLELGGTITGEHGVGVLKKEWLAREIGPVGVEMQRAVKGVFDPLGILNPGKLF; from the coding sequence GTGATCATGAGCCGTATCGAAGCCCCCCGCGACGAGGTCACCGGCAACCTCGTCGACCGTCTGCTGAGCGGTCTGCCCGCCGAGGCCGTCCTCGCCGACCCGGACGTCACGGTCTCCTACGCCAACGACATGGCGAGCTTCTGCCCGGCCGGCACCCCCGCCGTGGTCGTCCTGCCCCGTACGGTCGAGCAGGTCCAGCACGTCATGCGCATCGCCACCGAACTGCGCGTCCCGGTCGTCCCCCAGGGCGCCCGCACGGGCCTGTCGGGCGCGGCCAACGCCACCGACGGCTGCATCGTGCTGTCCCTGACGAAGATGGACCGGATCCTGGAGGTCAACCCGGTCGACCGCATCGCCGTCGTCGAACCCGGCGTCGTCAACGCGACCCTCTCCCGCGCGGTGAACGAACTCGGCCTCTACTACCCGCCGGACCCCTCCAGCTGGGAGATGTGCACGATCGGCGGCAACATCGGCACGGCGTCCGGCGGGCTGTGCTGTGTGAAGTACGGGGTGACGGCGGAGTACGTCCTCGGACTGGACGTCGTCCTCGCCGACGGGCGGCTCATGTCCACGGGCCGCCGTACCGCCAAGGGGGTCGCCGGATACGACCTGACCCGCCTCTTCGTCGGCTCCGAGGGCTCGCTCGGCATCGTCGTGCGGGCGACCCTGGCGCTCAGGCCGAAGCCGCCCGAGCAGCTGGTGCTGGCCGCCGAGTTCGCCTCCGGGGCCGCCGCCTGCGACGCGGTGTGCCGGATCATGGAGGACGGGCACGTGCCGTCCCTCCTCGAACTGATGGACCGTACGACGGTCAGGGCCATCAACGAACTGGCGCACATGGGACTCCCGGAGACCACCGAGGCCCTGCTCCTCGCGGCCTTCGACACCACGGACCCGGCGGCCGACCTCGCGGCGGTCGGCGCGCTGTGCGAGGCGGCGGGCGCCTCGCAGGTCGTCCCGGCGGAGGACGCGGCCGAGTCGGAGCTGCTGCTCCAGGCCCGCAGGCTCTCCCTCACAGCCCTCGAGGCCGTCAAGGGCACCACAATGATCGACGACGTGTGCGTGCCCCGTTCCCGGCTCGGCGAGCTGCTCGAAGGAACCGAGCGGATCGCTGAGAAACACCAGCTCACCATCGGTGTCGTCGCCCACGCGGGCGACGGCAACACCCACCCCACGGTCTGCTTCGACGCGGCCGACCCCGACGAGTCCCGGCGTGCCCGCGAGTCCTTCGACGAGATCATGGCCCTCGGTCTGGAGCTCGGCGGCACGATCACCGGGGAGCACGGGGTGGGCGTACTGAAGAAGGAGTGGCTGGCGCGTGAGATCGGCCCGGTGGGGGTGGAGATGCAGCGGGCGGTGAAGGGGGTCTTCGACCCGCTGGGGATCCTGAACCCCGGCAAGCTGTTCTGA
- a CDS encoding tetratricopeptide repeat protein, with product MENQATENRRARLHGRVVMAAVAGCAVLGTALMLLPPERTATRSPAPAPGAQALSAVAAGVPAALPDLAALIDARESHLRRHPGDAESWAVLGTAYVEQARRTADTAFYAKADDTLRTSLQVRRNAAALGGLAVLANARRDFRTALTWGEAARNLEPKRWTTYPALIDAYTGLGDYKAAHGALERLMELRSGPAVRARAAGVYRDRGWREDAAAQLADAAAGARAPAERAEYLERAGQLAWERGDREDALRHFQEAVRIDPDQRAAQAGQGRALAALGRTTEALNAYRMALAKQPLPQYALELGELYEWLGLGQAARVQYDLLLARVRTAAESGADEELVLGQFEADHGDPASAVRRLRAEWRRQPGIAVADALGWALHRAGEDREALRYARIATDKAHGGGVRSALYAYHLGMIERELEQPAPARRHLQEALRINPYFSPSRVRAAREALAALGDVPDQDLPVDDAKAVTPRPYR from the coding sequence ATGGAGAACCAAGCCACGGAGAACCGCCGGGCCCGGCTGCACGGGCGTGTGGTGATGGCCGCGGTCGCGGGCTGCGCGGTGCTCGGTACGGCGCTGATGCTGCTGCCCCCGGAGCGGACGGCGACCCGCTCGCCCGCCCCGGCCCCGGGTGCCCAGGCGCTGTCGGCGGTCGCCGCCGGGGTGCCGGCCGCGCTGCCCGACCTGGCGGCGCTGATCGATGCGCGGGAGAGCCATCTGCGCAGGCATCCCGGGGACGCCGAGTCGTGGGCGGTGCTCGGGACGGCGTACGTCGAACAGGCGCGGCGGACGGCCGACACGGCGTTCTACGCGAAGGCCGACGACACGCTGCGGACGTCCCTGCAGGTCCGCAGGAACGCGGCGGCCCTCGGTGGTCTGGCCGTCCTCGCGAACGCGCGCCGGGACTTCCGGACCGCGCTGACCTGGGGTGAGGCGGCGCGGAACCTGGAGCCGAAGCGGTGGACGACGTATCCGGCGCTGATCGACGCGTACACGGGGCTCGGGGACTACAAGGCGGCCCATGGGGCACTGGAGCGGCTGATGGAGCTGCGGTCGGGGCCCGCGGTGCGGGCGCGGGCGGCGGGCGTGTACCGGGACCGGGGCTGGCGCGAGGACGCGGCCGCCCAGCTGGCCGACGCGGCGGCGGGGGCGCGGGCGCCGGCCGAGCGGGCCGAGTATCTGGAGCGGGCCGGGCAGCTCGCCTGGGAGCGCGGCGACCGCGAGGACGCGCTGCGGCACTTCCAGGAGGCGGTCCGTATCGACCCCGACCAGCGGGCCGCACAGGCCGGGCAGGGGCGGGCCCTTGCGGCGCTGGGCCGCACGACGGAGGCCCTGAACGCCTACCGGATGGCCCTGGCGAAGCAGCCGCTGCCGCAATACGCCCTGGAGCTGGGCGAGTTGTACGAGTGGCTGGGACTCGGGCAGGCGGCCCGGGTGCAGTACGACCTGCTGCTGGCGAGGGTGCGGACCGCCGCGGAGTCCGGGGCCGACGAGGAGTTGGTTCTCGGGCAGTTCGAGGCGGATCACGGTGACCCGGCTTCCGCCGTACGGCGCCTCAGGGCCGAGTGGCGACGGCAGCCGGGGATCGCGGTGGCGGACGCGCTGGGGTGGGCCCTGCACCGGGCGGGCGAGGACCGGGAAGCCCTGCGGTACGCCCGGATCGCGACGGACAAGGCGCACGGGGGCGGGGTGCGCAGCGCGCTGTACGCGTACCACCTGGGCATGATCGAGCGGGAGCTGGAGCAGCCCGCCCCCGCGCGCCGGCATCTCCAGGAGGCCCTGCGGATCAATCCCTACTTCTCGCCCTCGCGGGTGCGGGCGGCGCGCGAGGCGTTGGCGGCACTGGGAGACGTGCCGGACCAGGACCTGCCGGTGGACGACGCGAAGGCGGTCACACCGCGCCCGTACCGATGA
- the nthA gene encoding nitrile hydratase subunit alpha has protein sequence MSGDHHTDATTARRVRRLETLLEEKGLITGERLDEAIDAFLAESSPANGARVVARAWTDDAYRARLLADGTAAVQELGHMEGSYQRLRVVENTESVHNVIVCTLCSCYPLRLLGPSPSWYKSEAYRSRVVREPRAVLREFGLTLPDSVDIVVWDSSAETRYMVLPRRPQATEGLGEEELAALVTRNALIGTGAV, from the coding sequence ATGAGCGGTGACCACCACACCGACGCGACGACCGCCCGGCGGGTACGGCGCCTGGAGACCCTCCTGGAGGAGAAGGGGCTGATCACCGGCGAGCGGCTGGACGAGGCGATCGACGCGTTCCTCGCGGAGTCCTCGCCGGCGAACGGAGCACGGGTCGTGGCGCGCGCCTGGACCGACGACGCCTACCGTGCCCGCCTGCTCGCGGACGGCACGGCGGCGGTCCAGGAGCTCGGCCACATGGAGGGCTCGTACCAGCGCCTGAGGGTCGTGGAGAACACCGAGTCGGTCCACAACGTCATCGTCTGCACCCTGTGCTCCTGCTACCCGCTCCGCCTCCTCGGCCCCTCTCCCAGCTGGTACAAGTCCGAGGCCTACCGCTCCCGCGTGGTCCGCGAACCCCGTGCCGTCCTACGGGAGTTCGGCCTGACTCTGCCCGACTCCGTGGACATCGTGGTGTGGGACTCCAGCGCGGAGACCCGCTACATGGTCCTGCCGCGCAGGCCTCAGGCCACGGAAGGACTGGGCGAGGAGGAGCTGGCGGCGCTGGTGACGCGGAACGCCCTCATCGGTACGGGCGCGGTGTGA
- a CDS encoding SH3-like domain-containing protein — protein sequence MTDAPPDRFPPGTRVRTFRHDPPHHTRLPRYARGKRGVVVEPEGPDELPDISAQGRGDAPVEQIYAVRFAARDLWGEGDHHVVLDLWESYLEADERSGADER from the coding sequence ATGACTGACGCGCCCCCCGACCGCTTCCCGCCCGGCACCCGGGTCCGCACCTTCCGCCACGACCCGCCGCACCACACCCGCCTGCCTCGCTACGCGCGCGGCAAGCGGGGCGTGGTCGTCGAACCGGAGGGCCCCGACGAGCTGCCCGACATCAGCGCGCAGGGCCGCGGCGACGCACCCGTCGAGCAGATCTACGCCGTCCGCTTCGCGGCCCGTGACCTCTGGGGCGAGGGCGACCACCACGTCGTACTGGATCTGTGGGAGAGCTACTTGGAGGCGGACGAAAGGAGCGGGGCCGATGAGCGGTGA
- a CDS encoding SH3-like domain-containing protein has translation MARINDVGGTQGFGAIDTTDDTEPFHADWEARVVGLYNTLRAQGIFNTNEFRDAIESMPPADYLATSYYERWFLAICSLLERKGVIEPGELDD, from the coding sequence ATGGCCAGGATCAATGACGTGGGCGGCACCCAGGGCTTCGGCGCGATCGACACCACCGACGACACCGAGCCCTTCCACGCGGACTGGGAGGCGCGGGTGGTCGGGCTCTACAACACCCTGCGCGCACAAGGGATCTTCAACACGAACGAGTTCCGGGACGCGATCGAGTCCATGCCACCGGCGGACTATCTGGCGACCTCGTACTACGAACGCTGGTTCCTGGCGATCTGTTCGCTGCTGGAGCGCAAGGGCGTGATCGAGCCGGGTGAGCTCGATGACTGA